In Schizosaccharomyces osmophilus chromosome 2, complete sequence, the following proteins share a genomic window:
- the tef3 gene encoding translation elongation factor eEF3: MSAKSENKQSVKTLDELLNNLTVCDTAQEADAASALASFVNGPIEEQDAPALVFKHIEKQLKDKKIVERVLKGIEAVANYPNVAADVEPYLVELLPAVVEKVADKQMSVRDAAINASRAVLRSTSPYAVKATVPIILESIHNTGKWTEKMNSLQLLDLLVETSPSQLSYSLPAIIPVVSESMWDTKGEIKKQARETMTKVCTLIANADIDRFIPELINCIAHPEEVPETVHSLGATTFVTEVQAPTLSIMVPLLARGLNERSTPIKRKASVIIDNMSKLVEDPQVVAPFLPKLLPGLYHIKDTIGDPECRSVVERAVTTLERVGNVVDGKIPEVSTAANPEVCSETLKAVLGDKKVPHHEEVIAKYAAAVAAQLVEEKDSDAESWMLTVAPFVAAFVPEVNVQAIVEDLRARSIAKIPGRGAHLEEEEEGEDLCNCEFSLAYGAKILLNRTRLRLKRGRRYGLCGPNGSGKSTLMRAIVNGQVEGFPTHLRTVYVEHDIDESEADTPSVGFIMSDPNVTIKNSDDVVKALKENSFTDELIEKPIGALSGGWKMKLALTRAMFKNPDILLLDEPTNHLDVVNVAWLENFLTSQKNVSSIIVSHDSGFLDHVVQSIIHYERFKLRKYIGNMSEFVQKVPSAKSYYELGASEMEFRFPEPGYLEGVKTKQRAIVKVNNMSFQYPGTSQPQLIDISFQVSLSSRIAVIGPNGAGKSTLIKVLTGELLPTTGDIYQHENCRIAYVAQAAFAHLGLHPDKSPSEYIQWRFQSGEDLEAMDKASRVINESDEEAMKNRIFKIEGTARKILGIHSRRKLKNSYEYECSFTVGENIGMKSERWIPMMSSDNAWLPRGEIMESHSKMVAEVDRAEALKSGQFRPLVRKEIEEHCGLLGLEPELVSHSRVKGLSGGQKVKLVLAACTWLRPHVIVLDEPTNYLDRDSLGALSKGLKSFGGGVVLVTHSREFTEGLTEEVWAVNHGKMTPSGHNWVQGQGSGPRIQEKDEGDTFDAFGNKIEKAKKPTKLTGAELRKKKKERMARRKAGFEVSDDEL; this comes from the coding sequence ATGTCTGCAAAGAGTGAGAATAAGCAGTCAGTCAAAACTCTTGACGAGTTGTTGAATAACCTTACCGTGTGCGATACCGCACAGGAGGCTGACGCCGCTTCGGCCCTTGCATCCTTTGTCAACGGACCCATTGAGGAGCAAGATGCCCCTGCTTTGGTTTTCAAGCACATTGAAAAGCAACTTAAGGACAAGAAGATTGTCGAACGGGTTTTGAAGGGTATCGAGGCCGTCGCCAACTACCCCAACGTTGCTGCTGATGTTGAACCTTACTTGGTTGAACTTTTGCCTGCTGTTGTCGAAAAGGTTGCCGACAAGCAAATGAGTGTCAGAGACGCTGCCATCAACGCTTCTCGCGCCGTTCTTCGTAGCACCTCTCCTTATGCTGTAAAGGCTACCGTTCCAATCATTCTCGAATCTATCCACAACACTGGTAAATGGACTGAGAAGATGAACTCTTTGCAACTCTTGGACCTTCTCGTTGAGACCTCCCCTTCTCAACTTTCATACTCTCTTCCCGCTATTATCCCCGTTGTTTCCGAATCTATGTGGGATACTAAGGgtgaaatcaaaaagcaagCCAGAGAAACCATGACTAAGGTCTGTACCTTGATTGCCAACGCTGATATTGACCGTTTCATTCCCGAGCTTATCAACTGTATTGCTCATCCTGAGGAGGTCCCTGAGACTGTCCACTCTTTGGGTGCTACTACTTTCGTTACCGAAGTTCAAGCCCCTACCTTGTCTATCATGGTCCCCTTGTTGGCTCGTGGTTTGAACGAGCGTTCTACCCCTATCAAGCGTAAGGCTTCCGTCATTATTGACAACATGTCCAAGCTTGTCGAGGACCCCCAAGTCGTTGCTCCTTTCTTGCCTAAACTCTTGCCCGGCTTGTACCACATTAAGGACACCATTGGTGATCCTGAATGTCGTTCCGTCGTTGAACGTGCCGTTACTACCTTGGAACGTGTTGGTAACGTCGTCGATGGTAAAATCCCTGAAGTCTCCACTGCTGCCAACCCTGAAGTTTGCAGTGAGACTTTGAAGGCTGTTCTCGGTGACAAGAAGGTTCCTCACCACGAGGAGGTCATCGCTAAGTATGCCGCCGCTGTTGCTGCTCAGCtcgttgaagaaaaggacAGCGACGCTGAATCCTGGATGCTCACCGTTGCTCCCTTCGTCGCTGCCTTCGTTCCTGAAGTCAACGTCCAAGCCATCGTTGAAGACCTTCGTGCTCGCTCCATTGCCAAGATCCCTGGACGTGGTGCTCACcttgaagaggaagaagagggTGAAGATCTTTGCAACTGTGAGTTCTCTCTTGCTTATGGTGCTAAGATTCTTCTTAACCGTACTCGTCTTCGTCTTAAGCGTGGACGTCGCTATGGTCTCTGCGGTCCTAACGGCTCTGGTAAGTCCACTCTCATGCGTGCCATTGTCAACGGTCAAGTTGAAGGTTTCCCTACTCACCTCCGTACCGTCTACGTCGAACACGACATTGACGAGTCTGAGGCTGATACTCCTTCTGTCGGCTTCATCATGTCTGACCCTAATGTTACCATCAAGAACAGTGATGACGTCGTTAAGGCTTTGAAGGAGAACTCTTTCACTGACGAGCTCATCGAAAAGCCCATTGGCGCTCTTTCTGGTGGTTGGAAGATGAAGTTGGCTCTTACTCGTGCCATGTTCAAGAACCCTGACATTCTTTTGCTTGACGAACCCACCAACCATCTTGATGTTGTGAACGTTGCTTGGTTAGAAAACTTCTTGACCAGTCAAAAGAACGTTTCTTCCATCATTGTCTCTCACGACTCTGGTTTCTTGGACCACGTTGTTCAATCCATCATTCACTACGAGCGTTTCAAGCTCCGTAAGTACATTGGTAACATGTCTGAATTTGTTCAAAAGGTCCCTTCTGCCAAGTCTTACTACGAATTGGGTGCTTCCGAAATGGAATTCAGGTTCCCCGAGCCCGGTTACTTGGAAGGTGTCAAGACCAAGCAACGTGCTATTGTCAAGGTTAACAACATGTCTTTCCAATACCCAGGTACCTCTCAACCTCAATTGATTGACATTTCTTTCCaagtttctctttcttctcgTATTGCTGTCATTGGCCCCAACGGTGCTGGTAAATCTACCTTGATTAAGGTCCTTACTGGTGAATTGTTACCCACCACTGGTGACATCTACCAACACGAGAACTGTCGTATCGCCTACGTTGCCCAAGCTGCTTTCGCTCACCTTGGTCTTCATCCCGACAAGTCTCCTTCCGAATACATCCAATGGCGTTTCCAATCTGGTGAAGATTTGGAAGCTATGGACAAGGCTTCCCGTGTCATTAACGAATCTGATGAGGAAGCCATGAAGAACAGAATCTTCAAGATTGAAGGTACTGCTCGTAAGATTTTGGGTATCCACAGCCGTAGAAAGCTTAAGAACTCTTACGAATACGAGTGCTCTTTCACTGTTGGTGAGAACATTGGTATGAAGAGTGAACGCTGGATTCCCATGATGTCTTCCGACAACGCTTGGTTGCCCCGTGGTGAAATTATGGAAAGCCACTCTAAGATGGTTGCTGAAGTTGACCGTGCTGAAGCCTTGAAGAGTGGACAATTCCGTCCTTTGGTTCGTAAGGAGATTGAAGAACACTGTGGTCTTTTGGGTCTTGAACCTGAATTGGTTTCTCACTCCCGTGTGAAGGGTCTTTCTGGTGGTCAAAAGGTCAAGCTTGTTTTGGCTGCTTGCACCTGGTTGCGTCCTCACGTTATCGTCCTTGACGAACCCACCAACTATCTTGACCGTGACTCTCTTGGTGCCCTTTCTAAGGGTCTTAAGAGCTTCGGTGGTGGTGTTGTCTTAGTTACTCACTCCCGTGAGTTCACTGAAGGTTTGACTGAGGAAGTCTGGGCCGTCAACCATGGTAAGATGACTCCTTCTGGTCACAACTGGGTCCAAGGTCAAGGTTCTGGTCCTCGCATCCAAGAAAAGGATGAGGGTGATACCTTCGATGCCTTCGGTAACAAGATCGAAAAGGCTAAGAAGCCCACGAAGCTCACTGGTGCTGAGCTCCgtaagaagaagaaggagcGTATGGCTCGTCGTAAGGCTGGCTTTGAAGTCAGTGATGATGAGCTCTAA
- the cor1 gene encoding cornichon family protein produces the protein MTSPWIYFTSLMMTCASIMLHMYFTVMYSDLKDDFINPIDLSRKLNYYVIPEMLLHAISSVLLLFSGAWVCFIFNLPMMLWNVQLYVTHNHLHDSTTIFKDVSDRQKRSFIKLAWFSILFFTYLFMFVSRLVD, from the exons ATGACTTCTCCATGGATCTACTTTACGTCGTTAATGATGACTTGTGCGAGCATCATGTTGCACATGTACTTTACTGTCATGTATTCGGATTTAAAGGATGACTTTATTAATCCTATTGACT tGTCTCGAAAATTGAATTACTATGTTATTCCTGAAATGTTGTTGCACGCCATTAGCTCTGTTCTTCTATTATTTTCGGGAGCCTGGGTATGCTTCATCTTCAACCTTCCTATGATGCTTTGGAATGTTCAATTATATGTAACCCATAACCATCTCCACGACTCTACTACTATTTTCAAGGATGTATCCGATCGACAAAAACGTTCCTTCATCAAGCTAGCCTGGTTCTCTATTCTCTTCTTCACTTACTTGTTCATGTTTGTTAGCCGCCTTGTGGATTAA
- the aim29 gene encoding DUF2340, C2orf76-like protein, translating to MAIITIRVIRNFEYRTLKNVVFHDIDLSTTTVGQLKKIIQNRIQTDSALKIYRTTHFDTLKIYVKAQQHKTQNLAINLDHDDWILTDDHQTLAFSGIENETELSYFNLEAYRVYQANPVQKWM from the coding sequence ATGGCTATTATAACAATTCGTGTAATTCGAAACTTTGAATATCGTACGCTTAAGAATGTAGTCTTTCACGACATAGATTTGTCTACAACGACCGTCGGCCAGCTTAAGAAGATTATCCAAAATCGTATTCAAACGGATTCCGCTCTCAAGATTTATCGTACAACCCATTTTGacactttgaaaatttatGTGAAGGCCCAACAGCACAAGACTCAGAATTTGGCCATCAACTTGGATCATGATGATTGGATTCTTACAGACGATCACCAAACCCTGGCTTTCAGCGGAATTGAAAACGAAACTGAACTATCCTATTTTAATTTGGAAGCCTACCGTGTGTATCAAGCGAATCCTGTTCAAAAATGGATGTAA